From a region of the Lentilactobacillus curieae genome:
- the fni gene encoding type 2 isopentenyl-diphosphate Delta-isomerase, with protein MVSKQSHRKDEHISLAEHFYEDNHSDFNDIRLVPTSLPHFNVDDVDISTEISDLKFKVPFFINAITGGSEQSAKINQRLAKIAANTGLAMAVGSQSIAISDPTQEASFSVVRENNPDGIVIANIGANHGADVANKAVEMINADALQVHINAAQELVMPEGDREFNFIDNIKNIIDEVSVPVIVKEVGFGMSQQTITELTQLGVKIVDVSGMGGTNFAKIENFRRSDKTMPYMADWGLTTPESLLEASPINLDIDVIASGGVKNPLDMAKCFSLGAKLVGMSGEFLHQLLTYPEDETVVEHVNDWIYGLKTIMVLTNSQKISDLTKVDQILSPQLTAYKKQRGSGLF; from the coding sequence GTGGTTTCTAAACAATCACACCGTAAGGATGAACATATTTCATTAGCTGAACACTTTTATGAAGATAATCACTCAGATTTTAATGACATACGCTTAGTGCCAACATCACTTCCGCATTTTAATGTAGACGATGTTGATATTAGTACTGAAATTTCTGATCTTAAGTTCAAAGTGCCATTTTTTATCAACGCAATCACTGGTGGTAGCGAACAGTCAGCGAAAATAAACCAAAGGCTTGCAAAAATTGCAGCAAACACTGGCCTGGCAATGGCAGTTGGTTCTCAAAGTATTGCGATAAGTGACCCAACTCAGGAGGCAAGCTTCTCCGTCGTTCGGGAGAACAACCCAGATGGAATCGTTATTGCTAACATTGGAGCTAACCACGGAGCTGACGTGGCAAACAAAGCGGTGGAAATGATTAATGCTGATGCACTGCAAGTTCACATTAATGCGGCACAGGAGCTGGTGATGCCTGAAGGAGATCGTGAATTTAACTTTATTGACAACATCAAAAATATTATTGATGAAGTTTCGGTTCCGGTAATCGTCAAGGAAGTCGGCTTTGGAATGAGCCAACAAACTATTACTGAATTAACGCAACTAGGCGTAAAAATTGTTGACGTTAGTGGTATGGGTGGAACCAATTTTGCAAAGATTGAAAATTTCCGCCGTTCCGACAAGACCATGCCTTATATGGCGGATTGGGGACTGACAACTCCTGAATCCCTACTTGAAGCCTCACCCATTAATTTGGATATCGACGTCATTGCATCTGGTGGCGTTAAAAATCCATTAGATATGGCAAAATGTTTCTCACTTGGTGCCAAACTGGTTGGAATGTCTGGCGAATTTCTTCATCAACTGTTAACGTATCCGGAAGATGAAACCGTTGTGGAACACGTTAACGATTGGATATACGGACTAAAGACCATCATGGTTTTAACCAATTCTCAAAAAATCTCTGACTTAACTAAGGTAGACCAAATCCTTAGTCCACAATTAACAGCATATAAAAAACAACGCGGTAGCGGATTATTTTAA
- the mvaD gene encoding diphosphomevalonate decarboxylase, whose translation MTTSANNQGTAIAHTNIALVKYWGKIDSELTLPYTGSLSLTLDKFYTETKVTFNEELSADKLVVDGIPQDNVNKAKKVLNRVRQLSGIESFAKVESANFVPTSAGFASSASAFAAMAAASASAAGLQLSSKDLSRLARLGSGSASRSVFGGFVEWLPGTDDESSYAYPLEDVVLTDIFVLAVNISSKKKQVSSGEGMKRSASTSPYYADWQKVVAEDLINIKHALKTDDFSLLGQIAEANAMRMHSLTLSSLPPFTYFEPGTLKVIKLVQDLRSHGVECYYTIDAGPNVKVLVQSNNLEAVKTALSEQFGATKISEAKPGPEIELLDN comes from the coding sequence ATGACTACATCGGCTAATAACCAAGGGACTGCAATTGCTCATACTAATATTGCGCTGGTAAAGTATTGGGGAAAAATTGACTCTGAGCTAACCCTCCCGTACACTGGGAGCTTATCTCTCACGTTAGATAAGTTTTACACCGAAACAAAGGTAACGTTTAACGAAGAGTTATCAGCAGATAAGTTGGTTGTGGATGGAATTCCCCAAGACAACGTGAATAAAGCGAAGAAAGTTTTGAATCGCGTAAGACAGTTGTCTGGAATAGAATCTTTTGCAAAAGTTGAATCAGCAAACTTTGTGCCAACTTCTGCAGGATTTGCTTCCTCTGCATCCGCATTCGCAGCAATGGCTGCCGCCAGTGCATCTGCAGCTGGGCTTCAGCTTAGTTCTAAAGACTTATCGAGATTAGCTAGACTTGGATCAGGCTCTGCTAGTAGATCCGTCTTTGGCGGGTTTGTTGAGTGGCTGCCCGGAACAGATGATGAATCCTCCTATGCGTATCCATTGGAAGATGTTGTGCTAACCGACATTTTTGTGTTAGCAGTTAACATTAGCTCTAAGAAAAAGCAAGTATCAAGTGGTGAAGGCATGAAACGCTCAGCTAGCACCTCACCTTACTACGCTGATTGGCAAAAAGTAGTTGCTGAAGACTTAATCAACATTAAGCACGCTTTAAAAACCGATGACTTCTCACTTTTGGGTCAAATTGCCGAAGCAAATGCCATGAGGATGCATTCATTAACGCTTAGCTCCCTTCCACCGTTTACATATTTTGAACCCGGAACACTGAAAGTAATCAAACTGGTTCAGGATTTAAGGAGTCACGGAGTCGAGTGTTATTACACGATTGATGCGGGACCTAACGTCAAAGTTCTCGTACAGTCTAACAATCTGGAAGCAGTAAAAACAGCTCTATCAGAACAATTTGGAGCTACGAAAATTTCTGAAGCTAAGCCTGGCCCAGAAATTGAATTATTAGATAATTGA
- a CDS encoding phosphomevalonate kinase — protein sequence MITAKAPGKLYIAGEYAVVEPGYPSIIVALDQFVTVQIEQSEGFGKIVSHQYQDGAVRWRRNGDQMVIDNRDNTFSYIISAISITEEYAQSLGKPMKVYDLFVNSQLDSPNGRKYGLGSSAAVTVATIKALCQFYNLPLTKAKLFKLAAIAHLDVQGNGSLGDIAASVYGGWIEYRSFDREWLMSMRNTAGLLDIINQPWPDLKITQLTPPKELKLIIGWTGSPASTSHLVDKVTIKKSSNREAYLKFLSASKQCIESLLIGFNNGIIEQIESGILENRHILNALSEFTQVQIETPMLKRMCDIAVNHGAAAKSSGAGGGDCGIVIIDDNVDSNALIKDWQSEDITPLPLKVHEVVDVKS from the coding sequence TTGATTACAGCAAAGGCCCCTGGAAAACTTTATATCGCAGGTGAATACGCAGTGGTTGAACCTGGTTATCCTTCAATCATTGTAGCCTTAGATCAATTTGTCACTGTGCAAATCGAACAAAGCGAGGGATTTGGTAAAATCGTCTCCCATCAATATCAGGATGGAGCCGTTCGTTGGCGTAGAAACGGTGATCAAATGGTGATCGATAATCGGGATAATACATTTAGCTACATCATTTCAGCGATTTCGATTACAGAAGAATATGCACAATCACTTGGAAAACCAATGAAAGTATATGATTTATTCGTCAACAGTCAGCTAGACAGTCCCAACGGACGCAAATACGGTCTAGGATCTTCGGCTGCAGTGACTGTGGCAACCATTAAAGCCCTTTGTCAGTTCTACAATCTTCCCCTTACTAAGGCCAAACTTTTCAAGCTGGCAGCGATTGCTCATCTAGATGTCCAGGGTAACGGATCCCTTGGAGACATTGCAGCAAGCGTGTACGGCGGCTGGATTGAATATCGGTCCTTTGACCGTGAGTGGTTGATGTCCATGAGAAACACGGCCGGATTGCTAGATATTATCAACCAACCTTGGCCTGATTTAAAAATCACCCAATTAACTCCACCAAAAGAATTAAAGTTGATTATCGGTTGGACCGGTTCACCTGCTTCTACTTCGCATTTAGTCGACAAAGTGACGATTAAAAAAAGCAGTAACCGTGAGGCGTATCTCAAATTTCTCTCTGCAAGCAAACAATGTATCGAATCTCTTCTTATCGGGTTTAACAATGGTATCATTGAACAAATTGAATCTGGGATTTTAGAAAATCGCCATATTTTAAATGCTCTATCAGAATTTACTCAAGTTCAAATTGAAACTCCAATGTTAAAGAGAATGTGCGACATCGCAGTCAACCACGGTGCTGCTGCAAAATCTTCAGGTGCAGGTGGTGGTGACTGTGGGATTGTAATTATCGATGACAATGTTGACTCGAATGCGCTAATTAAGGACTGGCAATCAGAAGATATCACCCCACTACCACTTAAAGTTCATGAAGTTGTTGACGTCAAATCTTAG